Proteins from one Tetrapisispora phaffii CBS 4417 chromosome 8, complete genome genomic window:
- the TPHA0H01870 gene encoding syntaxin (similar to Saccharomyces cerevisiae SSO2 (YMR183C) and SSO1 (YPL232W); ancestral locus Anc_6.258) yields MSNPYATENPYEENYELNDTPNNNNNASGNDFVEFMSSINVINQDLSNYENIVNQIDILHKRLLSEVNEEQANQTRNSLNDLVSQATDLQYQLKDKIKEAQRLGLHDTNKQAQAENSRQKFLKLIQDYRIIDSNYKEENKQQAIRQYKVIQPDATEDEIEDAITDVGGQQIFSQALLNANRRGEAKTALAEVQARHQELLQLEKTMAELTQLFNDMEQLVVEQQENIEAIDQNVEAAQQDVEQGIGHTNKAVKSAKNARKNKRRCYIVCFLIIVVIIIAAVVPSVVATQV; encoded by the coding sequence ATGAGTAATCCATATGCTACTGAAAATCCTTACGAGGAGAACtatgaattaaatgatactcctaataataataacaatgcATCAGGTAATGATTTTGTTGAATTCATGAGTAGTATTAATGTAATTAATCAAGATTTAAGTAATTATGAGAATATTGTCAAtcaaattgatatattacACAAAAGATTATTGTCTGAAGTCAATGAAGAACAGGCCAACCAAACAAGAAACTCTTTGAATGATTTGGTATCGCAAGCTACTGATTTacaatatcaattaaaagataaaattaaagaagcACAAAGATTAGGTTTGCATGACACTAATAAACAAGCTCAAGCTGAAAATTCAAGACAAAAATTCTTGAAGTTAATTCAAGATTATAGAATTATTGACTCTaattataaagaagaaaataaacaaCAGGCTATTAGACAATATAAGGTTATTCAACCTGATGCTactgaagatgaaattgaagatgCTATCACTGATGTCGGTGGTCAGCAAATTTTCTCTCAGGCTCTTTTAAATGCTAATAGACGTGGTGAAGCTAAGACTGCTTTGGCAGAAGTTCAAGCAAGACACCAAGAATTGTTACAATTAGAAAAGACAATGGCTGAGTTAACTCAATTATTCAATGATATGGAACAACTAGTTGTTGAACAACAAGAAAACATCGAAGCTATTGACCAAAATGTCGAAGCTGCTCAGCAAGATGTTGAACAAGGTATTGGTCACACAAATAAGGCCGTCAAGAGTGCCAAAAACGCTAGAAAGAATAAGAGAAGATGTTATATTGTTTGCTTCTTAATCATTGTAGTTATCATCATCGCTGCCGTTGTTCCTTCTGTTGTTGCTACCCAAGTTTAA